Proteins encoded by one window of Phytohabitans houttuyneae:
- a CDS encoding winged helix DNA-binding domain-containing protein, with translation MRKVEVGERRARLQVRHHLADGAKAGDPTEAARGVVALHSTDPASVFLSLHARTAPSSVDDIERALYEERSLVRMLGMRRTMFVVPVELAPIVQASTTDAIAVVQRRKYTQILVDAGVGDGAWLKEVEEAAVAALVARGEATGAELSADEPRLRTQVLMAVGKPYEAKINITTWVLFLLAAEGRIVRGRPRGSWISSQYRWSPVEAWLPGGMAEVPVEEARAALVRRWLAAYGPGTAADIKWWTGWTAGQVKQALTAVRPVEVDLGGTTGLLLPDDAEPVAAPDPAVSLLPALDPTPMGWQERSWYLGEHGPALFDRSGNVGPTVWWDGRIVGGWAQRSTGEVVYRLLEDVGRDVAVAVEASAARLTEWIGSVRVTPRFRTPLERELVA, from the coding sequence GTGAGAAAGGTCGAGGTCGGGGAGCGGCGGGCCCGGCTGCAGGTGCGCCATCACCTGGCCGACGGCGCCAAGGCCGGCGACCCGACCGAGGCGGCCCGCGGTGTGGTGGCGCTGCACTCGACCGACCCGGCGTCGGTCTTTCTCTCCCTGCACGCGCGCACCGCGCCGTCGAGCGTCGACGACATCGAGCGGGCGCTCTACGAAGAGCGGTCGCTGGTGCGGATGCTGGGCATGCGGCGCACGATGTTTGTCGTGCCGGTGGAGCTGGCGCCGATCGTGCAGGCGTCCACCACCGACGCGATTGCCGTGGTGCAACGCCGCAAGTACACCCAGATCCTCGTCGACGCCGGGGTGGGCGACGGTGCCTGGCTCAAGGAGGTGGAGGAGGCCGCCGTGGCGGCGCTTGTCGCGCGGGGCGAGGCGACCGGCGCCGAGCTTTCGGCCGACGAGCCCCGGCTCCGCACTCAGGTGCTGATGGCGGTCGGCAAGCCCTACGAGGCCAAGATCAACATCACGACCTGGGTGCTCTTTCTCCTGGCCGCCGAGGGTCGCATCGTGCGCGGCCGCCCGCGCGGCTCGTGGATCAGCAGCCAGTACCGCTGGTCGCCGGTCGAGGCGTGGCTGCCCGGCGGCATGGCGGAGGTGCCCGTCGAGGAGGCGCGCGCCGCGCTGGTGCGCCGCTGGCTCGCCGCCTACGGCCCGGGCACCGCGGCCGACATCAAGTGGTGGACCGGCTGGACCGCCGGCCAGGTCAAGCAGGCGCTCACCGCCGTGCGGCCGGTCGAGGTGGACCTCGGCGGCACCACCGGGCTGCTGCTGCCCGACGACGCCGAGCCGGTGGCCGCGCCCGACCCGGCGGTCTCCCTGCTCCCCGCCCTCGACCCGACGCCGATGGGCTGGCAGGAGCGCTCCTGGTACCTCGGCGAGCACGGGCCCGCCCTCTTTGACAGGTCGGGCAACGTCGGCCCGACCGTGTGGTGGGACGGCCGCATCGTGGGCGGCTGGGCGCAGCGGTCGACCGGCGAGGTCGTCTACCGGCTGCTCGAAGACGTCGGTCGCGATGTGGCCGTCGCGGTGGAGGCGAGCGCGGCCCGCCTCACCGAGTGGATCGGAAGCGTGCGGGTCACGCCCCGCTTCCGCACGCCGCTGGAGCGTGAGCTTGTCGCCTGA
- a CDS encoding winged helix-turn-helix domain-containing protein, with protein sequence MVKPYYEPNVHDTETLRAVAHPIRSRILGLLRYEGPATASQLGRRLDESSGSTSYHLRQLARYGFVEEDPHQPNRRDKRWRATHAVTSWRRADGSSDPEWRQISDALGRRQLLKAVDQYQRWAAGEERFDEQWESTGGFFDNILALTPSQLAQLDRDLMEVFDRYRTQPPPAEPGEPVRHVAVYQQLLPFEDVPL encoded by the coding sequence ATGGTGAAGCCGTACTACGAGCCGAACGTCCACGACACCGAGACGCTTCGCGCCGTCGCGCACCCCATCCGCTCGCGGATCCTGGGCCTGCTGCGCTACGAGGGCCCGGCCACCGCCTCCCAGCTCGGCCGGCGGCTCGACGAGTCGAGCGGCTCGACCAGCTACCACCTGCGCCAGCTCGCCCGCTACGGCTTCGTCGAGGAAGATCCCCACCAGCCCAACCGGCGGGACAAGCGGTGGCGGGCCACCCATGCGGTCACCAGCTGGCGGCGGGCCGACGGCTCGTCAGACCCGGAGTGGCGGCAGATCAGCGACGCGCTCGGGCGGCGGCAGCTGCTCAAGGCCGTCGACCAGTACCAGCGGTGGGCCGCCGGCGAGGAGCGCTTCGACGAGCAGTGGGAGTCGACCGGCGGCTTCTTCGACAACATCCTGGCGCTCACGCCCTCGCAGCTCGCGCAGCTCGACCGCGACCTGATGGAGGTCTTCGACCGGTACCGCACCCAGCCGCCACCCGCCGAGCCCGGCGAGCCGGTCCGCCACGTCGCCGTCTACCAGCAGCTGCTGCCGTTCGAGGACGTGCCGCTGTGA
- a CDS encoding ATP-dependent helicase, with translation MTSLELFPATTTHAAAGPRYTPHELASMLRLHAPTPEQAAIISAPVEPLLVVAGAGSGKTETMAARVLWLVANGYASPEQVLGLTFTRKAAGELAHRVRTRLGQLVRRLGREELLAGEPTVATYHSYAARVVVEHGLRAGFEPSARLLTEASRWQIVDLLVRNYNGDMSDVPFAPSTVTDAVLQLASELAEHLVTTDELAAWTGRFFADVQARPGKVAAAVRDALVRQQVRLKLLPLVRAYEARKNDFEAMDFGDQMARAALVARDHPEVGIIERERYKVVLLDEYQDTSHAQVVLLRSLFGQGHPVAAVGDPCQSIYGWRGASAGTLERFSTEFGGTERTLTTSWRNRPEVLGVANALSTPLRAAGAKVAELTAAARVEARIGGAAVHCALLESFADEADWIAESMLKAWRAAAGLPDALAEQIPVEERPTSAVLVRLRSQIPAIEAALRARGVPVEVVGLGGLLDTAEVRDVVCTLRVLADPTDGASLLRLLTGSRWRIGPRDLVALYRRSRGIAAARRGLAPVPEEPEIVPDRLDESSLVEALADPGPPQSYSAEGYARLRAYGRELALLRHRLDQPLPDLIADVERTTGLDVEVSVRAGADAGLARGHLDALGDVAARFVRDTDGGTLGGFLAFLAAAEDEERGLSPGEVDVVEGAVQILTAHAAKGLEWDVVSVAGLTKGVWPGPVRASDHYLKGLGVLPFPLRGDAGGLPRLDLEEAEDQRAVAAAVEAFNDEWAAHDEREERRLAYVAVTRPRRLLLCSGFWWGEGVKRPRGPSVFLTEIRDQCLAGSGAVVAWEPEPAPDAANPTSEVVATAEWPSDPLGPRRPAMTDAAALVRQRMAAIVEDAPPEPETELDPQAEGWAHEVDMLLAERDRLARRDEPTEIALPGHLSVSQLVTLRRDPQGLARQLRRPMPSRPDPYSRRGTAFHLWLEQRFGASRLLDVDELPGAADEDAAPDEALAELQERFLASEWADRTPVEVETPFATVIAGVVVRGRMDAVFADPGGRYDVVDWKTGRQPSGVEAQAAAVQLAAYRLAWAELAGVPVEHVRAAFHYVREGVTVRPADLLNADGLAALLTSVPVGEAP, from the coding sequence GTGACCTCGCTCGAGCTCTTCCCCGCGACGACGACGCACGCCGCCGCCGGCCCTCGCTACACGCCGCACGAGCTCGCCTCCATGCTGCGGCTGCACGCGCCGACGCCGGAGCAGGCGGCAATCATCTCGGCGCCGGTGGAGCCGCTGCTCGTCGTCGCTGGTGCCGGCTCGGGCAAGACCGAGACGATGGCCGCGCGGGTGTTGTGGCTCGTCGCAAACGGGTACGCGAGCCCGGAGCAGGTGCTCGGCCTCACGTTCACCCGCAAGGCGGCCGGCGAGCTTGCCCACCGCGTGCGCACCAGGCTGGGGCAGCTTGTGCGCCGGCTCGGCCGCGAGGAGCTGCTGGCCGGCGAGCCGACCGTGGCCACCTACCACTCGTACGCGGCGAGGGTCGTGGTCGAGCACGGCCTGCGCGCCGGGTTCGAGCCGTCGGCGCGGCTGCTCACCGAGGCGTCCCGCTGGCAGATCGTCGACCTGCTCGTGCGCAACTACAACGGCGACATGTCCGACGTGCCGTTCGCGCCGTCCACTGTGACCGATGCCGTGCTACAGCTCGCGAGTGAGCTGGCCGAGCACCTGGTCACCACCGACGAGCTGGCCGCGTGGACGGGTCGGTTCTTCGCCGACGTCCAGGCACGGCCGGGCAAGGTGGCCGCGGCGGTGCGCGACGCGCTCGTCCGGCAGCAGGTGCGGCTCAAGCTGCTGCCGCTCGTCCGGGCGTACGAGGCGCGCAAGAACGACTTCGAGGCGATGGACTTCGGCGACCAGATGGCCCGCGCCGCGCTCGTCGCCCGCGACCATCCCGAGGTCGGCATCATCGAGCGCGAGCGCTACAAGGTGGTGCTGCTCGACGAGTACCAGGACACGAGCCACGCGCAGGTGGTGCTGCTCAGGTCGCTGTTCGGGCAGGGGCATCCGGTGGCCGCGGTCGGCGACCCGTGCCAGTCCATCTACGGGTGGCGCGGGGCGAGCGCGGGCACGCTGGAGCGGTTCTCGACCGAGTTCGGTGGCACCGAGCGGACGCTCACCACCAGCTGGCGCAACAGGCCCGAGGTGCTCGGCGTGGCAAACGCGCTGTCCACGCCGCTGCGCGCGGCCGGTGCCAAGGTGGCCGAGCTGACCGCCGCCGCCCGGGTCGAGGCGCGGATCGGTGGCGCGGCCGTCCACTGTGCACTGCTCGAGTCGTTTGCCGACGAGGCCGATTGGATCGCGGAGAGCATGCTCAAGGCGTGGCGTGCCGCCGCCGGCCTGCCCGACGCGCTGGCCGAGCAGATCCCGGTCGAGGAGCGCCCGACGAGCGCCGTGCTCGTGCGGCTGCGCAGCCAGATCCCGGCGATCGAGGCGGCGCTGCGGGCCCGCGGCGTGCCGGTGGAGGTCGTCGGCCTGGGCGGCCTGCTCGACACCGCCGAGGTGCGCGACGTGGTCTGCACGCTGCGGGTGCTCGCCGACCCGACCGACGGCGCCTCGCTGCTGCGGCTGCTCACCGGCTCCCGCTGGCGGATCGGGCCCCGCGACCTCGTCGCCCTGTACCGCCGCTCGCGGGGCATCGCGGCCGCCCGCCGGGGCCTCGCCCCCGTGCCGGAGGAGCCGGAGATCGTGCCCGACCGCCTCGACGAGTCGAGCCTGGTCGAGGCACTGGCCGACCCCGGGCCGCCCCAGTCCTACTCGGCGGAGGGCTACGCCCGCCTCCGGGCGTACGGCCGGGAGCTGGCCCTCCTGCGCCACCGCCTCGACCAGCCGCTGCCCGACCTGATCGCCGACGTGGAGCGCACCACCGGCCTCGACGTCGAGGTGTCGGTGCGGGCGGGCGCCGACGCCGGCCTGGCCCGCGGCCACCTCGACGCGCTCGGCGACGTGGCCGCCCGCTTCGTCCGCGACACCGACGGCGGCACCCTCGGCGGCTTCCTCGCGTTTCTCGCCGCGGCCGAAGACGAGGAGCGCGGGCTCTCCCCGGGCGAGGTGGACGTGGTCGAGGGCGCCGTGCAGATCCTCACCGCGCACGCCGCCAAGGGCCTGGAGTGGGACGTCGTCTCGGTCGCCGGCCTGACCAAGGGCGTGTGGCCGGGGCCGGTGCGCGCCTCCGACCACTACCTCAAGGGCCTCGGCGTGCTCCCCTTCCCGCTCCGCGGCGACGCCGGCGGGCTGCCCCGGCTCGACCTTGAGGAGGCGGAAGACCAGCGCGCCGTGGCCGCGGCGGTCGAAGCGTTCAACGACGAGTGGGCGGCACACGACGAGCGCGAGGAGCGGCGTCTGGCGTACGTGGCGGTCACCCGCCCGCGGCGCCTGCTGCTCTGCTCGGGGTTCTGGTGGGGCGAGGGGGTGAAGAGGCCGCGCGGCCCGTCGGTCTTTCTCACCGAGATCCGCGACCAGTGCCTCGCGGGCAGTGGCGCGGTGGTGGCGTGGGAGCCTGAGCCCGCGCCCGATGCGGCCAACCCGACCTCCGAGGTCGTCGCGACCGCGGAGTGGCCGTCGGATCCGCTCGGCCCTCGACGGCCGGCGATGACCGACGCGGCCGCGCTGGTGCGGCAGCGGATGGCGGCCATCGTGGAGGATGCCCCGCCCGAGCCCGAGACCGAGCTGGATCCACAGGCCGAGGGGTGGGCCCACGAGGTCGACATGCTGCTGGCCGAGCGCGACCGGCTGGCCCGCCGCGACGAGCCCACCGAGATCGCGCTGCCCGGCCACCTCTCCGTCTCGCAGCTGGTGACACTCCGGCGCGATCCGCAAGGCCTGGCGCGGCAGCTGCGCCGGCCGATGCCCTCGCGACCCGATCCCTACTCCCGGCGGGGCACCGCCTTTCACTTGTGGCTGGAGCAGCGCTTCGGCGCGAGCCGGCTGCTCGATGTCGACGAGCTGCCCGGCGCCGCGGACGAGGACGCGGCGCCGGACGAGGCGCTGGCCGAGCTACAGGAGCGCTTTCTGGCGAGCGAGTGGGCGGATCGCACGCCGGTCGAGGTGGAAACCCCATTCGCTACCGTTATCGCCGGTGTGGTGGTGCGCGGCCGCATGGACGCGGTCTTCGCCGATCCGGGTGGGCGCTATGACGTGGTCGACTGGAAGACCGGCCGTCAACCGTCCGGTGTGGAGGCTCAGGCGGCGGCGGTGCAGCTCGCCGCATACCGCCTGGCGTGGGCCGAGCTCGCTGGTGTGCCGGTCGAACATGTGCGGGCCGCCTTTCACTATGTGCGCGAAGGGGTGACGGTGCGTCCGGCCGATCTGTTGAACGCCGACGGGCTCGCCGCGCTGCTGACCTCCGTGCCCGTGGGGGAGGCACCGTGA
- a CDS encoding pilus assembly protein CpaE → MIPLDLAIRLREAGLAWKPATGDRFAIPDRDLDDVFVLSNMTVEVHDLPEGQIIGFNGTTEWALDDVEKDEAIWLPREDQLRKMLGGTFRRLERNGVGHRVTIEVLGAAQEFTAAEAAEAYGEALLHLIQAAR, encoded by the coding sequence GTGATTCCTCTCGATCTTGCTATCCGGCTACGAGAAGCCGGCCTTGCTTGGAAGCCGGCGACCGGAGACCGGTTCGCGATACCGGACCGCGACCTCGACGACGTGTTCGTGCTCAGCAACATGACGGTCGAGGTGCACGACCTGCCCGAAGGGCAGATCATCGGCTTCAACGGCACCACCGAGTGGGCGCTGGACGATGTGGAAAAGGACGAGGCCATCTGGCTGCCCCGCGAGGATCAGCTGCGAAAGATGCTCGGCGGGACGTTCCGCCGCCTGGAGCGCAATGGCGTCGGCCATCGGGTGACGATCGAGGTGCTTGGCGCCGCGCAGGAGTTCACCGCCGCGGAGGCCGCCGAGGCGTATGGCGAGGCGCTCCTGCACCTGATCCAAGCCGCCCGCTGA